A single window of Streptomyces aquilus DNA harbors:
- a CDS encoding Rv1733c family protein encodes MTRTVHRKARKVRLWRWRSNPLRRRTDVVEAWLLLGLWCLAAAGGAVVGMVTAHGVEQSLDDRRAQRHPVSAVLTQDASDEAVKATSSDDYAWAKVRWTAADGSSRTGLARVEPGIKAGSVTRIWLDRHGNLAPAPVSDEEAELQGVVLGAATAVFVCVVALPLGWVLHERVDRRRMAQWDSEWAKVGPQWGHKTG; translated from the coding sequence ATGACACGCACGGTTCACAGGAAGGCGCGGAAGGTACGGCTGTGGCGGTGGCGGTCCAACCCGCTCAGGCGCCGCACCGACGTGGTCGAGGCTTGGCTGCTGCTCGGGCTGTGGTGCTTGGCCGCCGCGGGGGGAGCCGTCGTCGGCATGGTGACCGCCCACGGGGTGGAGCAGAGCCTCGACGACCGGCGGGCGCAGCGCCACCCCGTCTCGGCCGTGCTCACCCAGGACGCCTCCGACGAGGCCGTCAAGGCAACCTCTTCGGACGACTACGCCTGGGCCAAGGTGCGCTGGACGGCTGCCGACGGATCGTCCCGTACGGGGCTGGCCCGGGTCGAGCCCGGCATCAAGGCCGGCAGCGTGACCCGGATATGGCTGGACCGGCACGGCAACCTCGCCCCTGCGCCGGTGAGCGACGAAGAGGCCGAGCTCCAGGGCGTCGTACTGGGGGCCGCGACCGCGGTGTTCGTGTGCGTGGTCGCCCTGCCCCTGGGCTGGGTCCTCCACGAGCGTGTGGACCGGCGGCGCATGGCGCAGTGGGACTCGGAGTGGGCGAAGGTCGGCCCGCAGTGGGGTCACAAGACCGGTTGA
- a CDS encoding Acg family FMN-binding oxidoreductase — translation MPTAALAPPPLETLISAAAAAPSIHNTQPWRFRLDPDTATLEVRAVADRALRQIDPTGRALHVSVGCAVLNLRVAVAHFGREPVTRLLPRPEEPDLLAAVRLGGRVRSGTAHQLYTALWHRHSSRFPFSDLPLPTSVLTELAEAAHSEGAQLSRPGPGETERLLRLTRDAERRTTVDADRAAESRRWVHEPTEASLGIPPEALGPQDILERMPMRDFGAHRHPSVLSGRPFEQRPAIVVLSTAHDRRTDWLRAGQALERVLLVATAHGVRASLLHQALEWPDLREQSASTADDRRAHAQMVIRLGYGPEGPATPRRSARQMVDEGALSVHR, via the coding sequence ATGCCGACCGCAGCCCTCGCTCCGCCGCCGCTGGAGACGCTGATCTCCGCCGCCGCGGCCGCGCCGTCGATTCACAACACTCAGCCCTGGCGGTTCCGGCTCGATCCGGACACCGCGACACTGGAGGTCCGGGCCGTGGCGGACCGTGCCCTGCGCCAGATCGATCCGACGGGCCGTGCCCTGCATGTCTCGGTCGGCTGCGCGGTCCTCAACCTCCGGGTGGCGGTGGCCCACTTCGGGCGGGAACCGGTGACACGCCTGCTGCCCAGGCCCGAGGAGCCGGATCTGCTGGCGGCCGTACGGCTCGGCGGCCGTGTGCGCAGCGGGACGGCTCACCAGCTGTACACAGCCCTGTGGCACCGGCACAGCAGCCGGTTCCCGTTCTCCGACCTGCCGCTGCCCACGTCGGTGCTGACCGAACTCGCCGAAGCCGCACACAGCGAGGGCGCGCAGCTGAGCCGCCCCGGTCCTGGCGAGACCGAGCGGTTGCTGCGGCTCACCCGGGATGCGGAACGGCGCACCACGGTGGACGCCGACAGGGCCGCTGAGAGCCGTCGCTGGGTGCATGAACCGACCGAGGCGTCCCTGGGGATACCGCCGGAGGCGCTGGGCCCGCAGGACATCCTGGAGCGTATGCCCATGCGGGACTTCGGCGCCCACCGGCACCCGTCCGTCCTGTCCGGCCGCCCTTTCGAGCAACGGCCGGCGATCGTCGTACTGTCGACCGCGCACGACCGCAGGACCGACTGGCTGCGTGCCGGACAGGCCCTCGAACGGGTTCTGCTGGTCGCCACCGCCCACGGGGTCCGGGCGTCCTTGCTGCACCAGGCGTTGGAGTGGCCGGATCTGCGCGAGCAGTCCGCATCGACGGCGGACGACCGCAGGGCCCACGCCCAGATGGTGATCCGCCTCGGCTACGGCCCCGAGGGCCCGGCCACGCCGCGGCGTTCGGCGCGGCAGATGGTGGACGAGGGGGCGCTGTCCGTGCACCGGTGA
- a CDS encoding Acg family FMN-binding oxidoreductase: MSLTYEASAPPEHALLGRAAFHLARAATRAPSLHNTQPWFFVDEGRDHGFEVHADGGRRLPLTDPAGRELVISCGAALFNVRVAVRNLGFRPVVTPLPVPAQPAFLAHVAWGAHAVATTRAKEMERALSRRHTHRGLFAPTPVSWSLMEELRDQARAEGALLHTVDNPEKLRMLAQWVRAAESVHRADPGHASEVSGWSGHARRDWWERVSPDACRLPPDGSLLAGRDYTGLVGQCEGRARRWTARTGTVVVLSTPHDTRLDWLRAGQALQRVLLYAASHDVTAAFHTQPLELPELRPELQARLTGDRFPQMILRLGHTTQVSASPRRPAATVLHASRSGPVATVSAPAS, encoded by the coding sequence ATGTCCCTGACGTACGAAGCCTCCGCACCCCCGGAGCACGCCCTCCTCGGCCGGGCGGCCTTCCATCTCGCCCGCGCTGCCACCCGGGCGCCCTCGCTCCACAACACCCAGCCCTGGTTCTTCGTGGACGAGGGGCGCGACCACGGGTTCGAGGTGCACGCCGACGGCGGGCGGCGGCTTCCCCTGACCGACCCGGCCGGCCGGGAGCTGGTGATCAGCTGCGGGGCGGCCCTCTTCAATGTGCGGGTCGCCGTGCGGAACCTTGGCTTCCGCCCCGTCGTGACGCCGCTTCCGGTACCCGCGCAGCCGGCGTTCTTGGCCCATGTGGCCTGGGGCGCGCACGCCGTGGCCACCACTCGGGCGAAGGAGATGGAGCGCGCGCTGTCCCGCCGGCACACGCACCGGGGGCTGTTCGCACCCACACCCGTGTCGTGGTCGCTGATGGAGGAGCTGCGCGACCAGGCCCGCGCGGAAGGCGCGCTGCTGCACACGGTCGACAATCCGGAGAAGCTGCGCATGCTGGCGCAATGGGTGCGGGCGGCGGAGTCCGTGCACCGCGCCGACCCCGGTCATGCCTCGGAGGTCTCCGGCTGGTCCGGGCACGCCCGGCGGGACTGGTGGGAGCGGGTGTCCCCCGACGCGTGCCGCCTCCCGCCGGACGGTTCGCTGCTCGCCGGGCGGGACTACACGGGCCTGGTCGGGCAGTGCGAGGGCCGGGCCCGGCGATGGACGGCCCGGACGGGCACCGTCGTGGTGCTGAGCACCCCGCACGACACCCGGCTGGACTGGCTGCGGGCCGGCCAGGCCCTGCAGCGGGTCCTGCTGTACGCCGCGAGCCACGATGTCACGGCGGCTTTCCACACCCAGCCGCTCGAACTGCCGGAGTTGCGTCCGGAGTTGCAGGCACGCCTCACCGGAGACCGGTTTCCGCAGATGATCCTGCGCCTGGGACACACCACGCAGGTCTCGGCCTCACCGCGCCGACCCGCTGCCACCGTGCTGCACGCGAGCCGATCCGGCCCGGTGGCGACCGTCTCCGCACCCGCGTCGTGA
- a CDS encoding universal stress protein, with protein sequence MPRTLIVGLDGSSESRAAADWAAREARLRGSPLRLVHVWEGVPEAMAESPTPGAESFQHWVERIPREAAAGLRARHPGVDVTTEQIVGRAYEVLPGLAEEADLLALGSRGLSGIGGFMIGSVGLAVVAHAECPVVLVRAGEQAADEHTSDPTGMPSVTTPYRPVVLGLDTDSPDEAVIGFAFDAAARRQTSLRVVHGWNPPPYYAYRLPADLEYHGELSTQQAKALTETVLPWRRKYPTVEVVEESHWGRAGNFLMDASRDASLVVVGRRIRRSPFGAHIGPVTHAVLHHSAAPVAVVPHP encoded by the coding sequence ATGCCCCGCACCCTGATCGTGGGCCTTGACGGCTCGTCGGAGAGCCGGGCCGCCGCCGACTGGGCGGCGAGGGAGGCGCGGCTGCGTGGGTCACCCTTGCGGCTGGTCCATGTGTGGGAGGGGGTGCCCGAGGCCATGGCGGAGTCCCCGACGCCGGGGGCGGAGTCCTTCCAGCACTGGGTCGAACGGATTCCTCGCGAGGCCGCGGCAGGCCTGCGCGCGCGACACCCCGGTGTCGACGTCACCACGGAGCAGATCGTCGGCCGTGCCTACGAAGTCCTCCCCGGCCTGGCCGAGGAGGCAGATCTCCTCGCCCTCGGATCCCGTGGCCTCAGCGGCATCGGCGGCTTCATGATCGGATCCGTCGGCCTTGCGGTCGTCGCCCACGCCGAGTGTCCCGTCGTCCTCGTCCGGGCCGGCGAACAGGCGGCCGACGAGCACACGAGCGACCCGACGGGCATGCCGTCCGTGACGACGCCGTACCGGCCCGTCGTGCTCGGACTCGACACCGACAGCCCCGACGAGGCGGTCATCGGGTTCGCCTTCGACGCCGCGGCCCGACGGCAGACCTCCCTGCGGGTCGTCCACGGCTGGAACCCGCCGCCCTACTACGCCTACCGGCTCCCCGCGGACCTGGAGTACCACGGCGAGCTGAGCACACAGCAGGCCAAGGCCCTGACCGAGACCGTGCTCCCGTGGCGACGGAAATACCCCACCGTCGAGGTCGTCGAGGAGTCACACTGGGGCCGGGCCGGCAACTTCCTGATGGACGCCTCCCGTGACGCGTCCCTGGTCGTCGTCGGCCGGCGCATCCGCCGCTCTCCGTTCGGCGCGCACATCGGCCCCGTCACACATGCCGTCCTGCATCACTCCGCGGCCCCCGTCGCCGTCGTCCCGCACCCATGA
- the hypE gene encoding hydrogenase expression/formation protein HypE: protein MTIECPTPRHEDEVVLLGHGAGGRLTAELLDRLILPSLNGEPGPLEDAALLPGYRELVISTDSFVVSPLFFPGGDIGSLAVHGTVNDLAMRGAWPIALSVSLIVEEGLALAELRAVMESLGKAAQEAGVPVVTGDTKVVGRGAADRLFVNTTGVGQRHGSLHPSAALARPGDAVLLSGPIGLHGTTVLSTREGLGFEGDIASDSRPLHRLVRALTPYGPDVHVLRDPTRGGLAAALNEIARDSAVTVEIEESAVPVPEAVAAACDLLGLDPLIVANEGCLVAFVTADAADDVLAAMRSLPEGAQAVRIGEVAAREPRGRVVLRTLVGARRIVEMPLGEQLPRIC, encoded by the coding sequence ATGACCATCGAGTGCCCCACCCCCCGTCACGAGGACGAGGTCGTGCTGCTCGGCCACGGCGCCGGGGGACGCCTCACCGCGGAGCTGCTGGACCGGCTGATCCTGCCGTCCTTGAACGGCGAGCCCGGTCCGCTGGAGGACGCGGCGCTGCTGCCCGGCTACCGGGAACTGGTGATCAGCACGGACAGTTTCGTCGTCAGTCCGCTGTTCTTCCCCGGCGGGGACATCGGTTCCCTCGCCGTGCACGGGACCGTCAACGACCTCGCGATGCGGGGTGCGTGGCCGATCGCGCTGTCCGTGTCCCTCATCGTCGAGGAGGGGCTGGCGCTGGCCGAACTGCGGGCCGTCATGGAGTCGTTGGGAAAGGCCGCGCAGGAGGCCGGGGTGCCGGTCGTCACCGGGGACACCAAGGTGGTGGGGCGGGGCGCGGCCGACCGGCTGTTCGTCAACACCACCGGCGTCGGACAGCGGCACGGTTCGCTGCACCCGTCCGCGGCCCTCGCCCGGCCCGGCGACGCGGTGCTGCTGTCCGGGCCGATCGGGCTGCACGGCACGACCGTGCTGAGCACCCGGGAAGGCCTCGGATTCGAGGGTGACATCGCCTCGGACAGCCGGCCCCTGCACCGCCTCGTGCGGGCGCTCACCCCCTACGGCCCCGACGTCCACGTCCTGCGCGATCCGACGCGAGGCGGCCTGGCCGCTGCCCTGAACGAGATCGCTCGCGACTCCGCCGTCACCGTCGAGATCGAGGAGAGCGCGGTGCCGGTTCCGGAGGCGGTGGCCGCCGCCTGCGACCTGCTCGGCCTCGATCCGCTGATCGTCGCCAACGAGGGCTGCCTGGTCGCCTTCGTCACCGCGGACGCGGCCGACGACGTCCTCGCCGCGATGCGATCGCTGCCGGAGGGGGCCCAGGCGGTGCGGATCGGCGAGGTGGCGGCGCGGGAGCCGCGAGGGCGGGTGGTGCTGCGGACGCTGGTGGGGGCGCGGCGGATCGTGGAGATGCCGCTGGGGGAGCAACTGCCGCGGATCTGCTGA